The stretch of DNA CTGATAAACAGCAAAACATATTCATTTGCTTAAAAACTCGTACTTTAAGTCGCTTTTTGTATGGGCTACACTTTTATATTAAGGCAAAACAGTTACGCGAACTGATATACCCCCATGCAAGCACTCCTTTCTAATATCTTATCTATTCGATTTGTTTATATTATGAAATGtttagctgttgctgtctgtgcCATCACGTAGTGTAGGTAACTCAAAGGCTTAATGCAAAGTGCTGATCAATCAAGAACTTTAAAGAGGCACACCAACAAAACGTGTTTGCTTGCGAAATAAGAGAGCTTTGAAtcagagagcaaaagagaagagagcggTAAGAGACACGAAGAATGAAAAGTGATGCCTGCTCTGCCAGCGTTCTAAGAGAGTCTTAACAGTGAGCAGTAACAGCGAGCAATAACAGCGAGCAATAACAGCAAGCAATAACAGCGAGTGGATACAACAAGCAGTAACAGCCAGCGCTCACAACGATCGGCTACAGCCAGTTAACAGTGAGAGGTACTTGGGAACAGTAACAGGCGGTTAACGAGGGGTATTAACAGTGCTCTGTTCCTCTGCTGGAGTTGCTGCCTGGAACAGTACACATTTAAGAGAGAGAATTATGTGCTTCAGCTGTAAAACGCATGGACGGTTTGGTGTTGGAAGGGTTTGTTTTGAAACTGATTAAAGACTATATTCAAGATTATTTTCAGACGCAAATAAAAAGGTATTTTTGTACACTAAAAATatgaatgcaaacaaaattaaacagcaaatagataaaagacaaaacaaGATCTAAAGAGGTGCAAGGCATAAAGATTCGGAAGatctaaaaataaacgaaCAGTTATAGGCCCCAAAAAACAGTCCCTCCATAAATCTTAAGTCCCAaagtctctctctatctactCTCCATTTCATAGACAGCTTTGGGTATAACTTTCAGTGAAAGGCATTTAAACTCTTCAGTTCGTAGCGAGAGTTTTTCCAAAGTATTACCAAAATGTGTGgccttttgggttttgtgctgctgctgctggcaccaCAGGCCCATGGCTACTCCTACCTGATGGTGCTCCACACCGCCTCCAAGTCTCACCACACGGTGGGTGCTGCTCTGGCCAAGGGTCTGCTGGCGGCTGGCCATGGGGTCACACTGATTTCGGCATTTCCCCAAACAAAACCACTCGACAAACTGATCCATGTGAACACGCCGAATACAATCGACGCAATGGCCAGTGAGTACGGCGAACCATTGTTGTTTTAAGCAAACTTTTagccacacacaggcagctGATTGTCTCTGGGCTCTGACACACATTTGGCCGGGGTTCTAACACACAGCTGATTGCCAGGGATCTGTCACGTAGTGGCTTATCGCTGTGGGGGAATTCGAGGCACGACAAAGTGataacagcaaaagaaatgctCAAGTTCAGGCACCTCCCAGTGGATGCCCTTTAAGCCGTatcaaaaaatcaataaaaaaacttcaattgtttttctcttaACCACAGAACACAAAACTCGCATCCTAGATAATGCACAACTGTCTGTGGTTCAAAGATATCCACGAATACATCGCATGGGACTGGACCTCGCCGAAGCCCTGCTGGCGGCGTCCACAGTGCAGGAgctgctgaaggagcagcGCTCCTACGACGCGGTCATCGTGGAGGCGTTCATGAACGATGCTCATTATGGTTTTGCCGAGCACTTTGGCGGCGCACCACTAATCGCACTGAGCACCCTGGGCGCCACTGGCTGGACATCGGATCTGGTGGGCACGCCCTCACCGCCCTCGTATGTGCCACACAGCTTGCTGCAGTTCAGTGACCGCATGGACTTCGGGCAGCGCGCACAGAACTTGGGCTTCCACATCTTTGAGTATTTCTACCAGCGTTGGTTCCATCTGCCACGACAGGAGGCGCTCTACCGGCAGTACTTTCCGAATAACACGCAGGACTTTCATGAGATGCGACGCAGCACGTCCTTGGTGCTGCTGAACAATCACGTGTCCATCAGCGCAGCGCGTCCGTACGCCCCAAACATGATTGAAGTGGGTGGCATGCACATCGATCGTACGAACAGGCAACCCCTGCCGCAGGACATTGAGGAGTTCATTCAGGCATCGCAGCACGGTGTCATCTACTTCTCCTTGGGCTCCAGTCTGAACAGCAAAGATCTGCCACGGGGCAAGCGCCGGGCAATTGTGGAGACACTGCGTGGCCTCAAGCAGCGCGTTTTGTGGAAGTTCGAGGATGAACATTTGCCCGACAAGCCCGCCAATGTTTTCATCTCGAGTTGGTTTCCACAGGCTGATATCCTCGCCCACGACAAGGTGATTGCTTTCATCACTCACGGCGGACTGCTGAGCACCACGGAGTCCATCTACCATGGCAAGCCCGTGCTGGGAATTCCCTTCTTTGGCGATCAGTTCATGAATATGGCCAATGCGGAGTCAGCCGGCTTTGGCCTCACTTTGGCTTACCACCAACTCACGGCGAACCGCTTCCGCGCGGCCATTGAGCGAATTACAAGCGATTCCAGCTACACGGAACAGGCACTTGCCATGTCCAGCCGCTTTCGGGATCAGTTGGTGGCGCCCCTGGAGCGTGCCGTCTTTTGGGTGGAGCATGTGACACGCCACAAGGGCGCCAGGTATCTGAGAAGTGCCTGCCAGGATCTAAGCCTAGTCGAATATCACAATTTAGATGTTTTGGGTACGCTCTTTGCTGGTTTGGGTGTGGTTATGGGATTGTGCTTTGTGCTGTTACGATTTTTGGTTGTTAAAGTGTGGGATGGCAGAAGGAAGGACAAAATGCATTAGAAGATAGATCTTGGGTGGGAAAGAGGAGGGTTCTTAAGCGGATATTTGCATAGCCATTTGATGCAAGAGGGAGATCTACTTAGGTAAGATTTATTGCTACAAAGGAAGATCAAAAGTAAATCATAAAGAGAATAAAATATCTGCAAAAAAACCTCAAAATTCTCTACCTAAAAGTAATTTCTACAACGCCCGAAATAAAATCTTTTCAAGCCAATGGTCAAGTTCCTTTCCgaatgaaattatattttcgcTCAAACCAACACTAAAAAGAGTTTTTGAATAGCACAACAAACAATAGCGaaccataaatataaatcataaTTATAAGAATACGTGAGGCACACATggccatgaagcaactataaaggaggtctcgtcggcaaaaactagggaaacttgcgagtgaaaagtgcgaatgaaagggctctcgctgtaaccttccgcattgccaagcacacgagcactgaaaattgggGAAAGTAGCGAGTatctctgccaccgacgagatctcctttatagttgcttcatgcacatggaatacaaatattatgccaataagcagcaaaacgaacggcagagagagagcaattgCAAAAGAGAGGCAactgtggagagagagaaagtaaTCGAAATTAATCTGCTGGACAGCTAAACACTTGAGAGATGCACAGAGAGAGTAAAACTGTGAAAGTGtgagagagcaaaagcaaagccttATCATCTAATAGTCATGCAGCTGCTTATAATTACCACACAGCCGGCTAGAATTTCCTCAGTTTGTTTTGCCACGCCAATGCGTTAGCAGTGatattttctataaaaaaTTGTCATAgcaaaatacaataattaatcgcgaattaattgcaaataaataccAGAATTTGCCATGAAGTCACTTGGCCACAAAACGAGTTTCgcggctctgctgctgctctgttcgCTGAGCTGCGTCTCGGCCTACAATTATCTGGTGGTGCTGCACACGGCAGCCCGTTCCCACTACCACGTGGGATCGGCACTGGCCAAAGGTCTGGCTGCAGCGGGTCATCAGGTGACGATCGTATCGCCCTTTGAGCTGAAGAAACCAATTCCGAACATTAAGGATGTGCTTGTGCCCAGTGTTATGGAGGTCATGAAAGGTAAGACAATCATTTTGCAGTGCACTTCACTCTCATTATCTTTCCACTGGCTTTAGTGTAATCTTATCTCTGGGATTCTCCAATTTTCAGGCCACATTGGCAACCTGTTGAATAAATCGAAAGAGCCGATGCTCACGCGTACCATTGGCTTCTATCATATGGGCCTGTCCATAACCGATGCCCTGCTCAGCGATCCCAATGTGGTGGCGCTCATGAAATCGAATCAAACCTACGATGCCGTCGTCTCTGAGGTCTTCCTCAACGAGGCGCTTTTCGGACTGGCGGAACATTTCAAGGCGCCGCTCATTGGATTGGCCACTTTTGGGGCCATCAGCTGGAACACAGAT from Drosophila subobscura isolate 14011-0131.10 chromosome O, UCBerk_Dsub_1.0, whole genome shotgun sequence encodes:
- the LOC117898866 gene encoding UDP-glucuronosyltransferase 2A3 gives rise to the protein MCGLLGFVLLLLAPQAHGYSYLMVLHTASKSHHTVGAALAKGLLAAGHGVTLISAFPQTKPLDKLIHVNTPNTIDAMAKHKTRILDNAQLSVVQRYPRIHRMGLDLAEALLAASTVQELLKEQRSYDAVIVEAFMNDAHYGFAEHFGGAPLIALSTLGATGWTSDLVGTPSPPSYVPHSLLQFSDRMDFGQRAQNLGFHIFEYFYQRWFHLPRQEALYRQYFPNNTQDFHEMRRSTSLVLLNNHVSISAARPYAPNMIEVGGMHIDRTNRQPLPQDIEEFIQASQHGVIYFSLGSSLNSKDLPRGKRRAIVETLRGLKQRVLWKFEDEHLPDKPANVFISSWFPQADILAHDKVIAFITHGGLLSTTESIYHGKPVLGIPFFGDQFMNMANAESAGFGLTLAYHQLTANRFRAAIERITSDSSYTEQALAMSSRFRDQLVAPLERAVFWVEHVTRHKGARYLRSACQDLSLVEYHNLDVLGTLFAGLGVVMGLCFVLLRFLVVKVWDGRRKDKMH